Part of the Mycolicibacterium mengxianglii genome is shown below.
TGCGATTTGGGCTTCGGCGACTCGATTATCGGGTTCTCGGACTCGCTGTGGCTATGAGTCTTGGCATCTGAGTGCGGAGGACGGGCGTCTGAGGTATCGGACGACACGGTGTTTCCCTTCATATTCCATACATTGGTGATGAGCTGCGACCACGGGCTGTGGTCAGGAACTTCGAATAGGTGGAGCCTCGGGTGCGCAGCCAGGGCAGACGCCCCAGTAGATGACCTCCGCTTCGTCGATCACGAAGCCTTGGTCGTCGGAGGCGATGAGGCACGGTGCCTCGCCGACCGCGCAGTCCACGTCGGCGATGACTCCGCAGCAGCGGCACACCACGTGGTGGTGGTTGTCCCCGACGCGGGATTCGTATCGGGCGACCGAGCCTGACGGCTGGATCCGGCGGACCAGACCGACGGCGGTCAGCGCGTTCAACACGTCGTAGACGGCCTGACGGGACACCTCGGGCAGGGCGCTGCGAACGGCTCCGAAGATCGACTCGGTATCTGCGTGGGGGTGGGCGTGCACGGCTTCCAGGACTGCGACCCGCGGCCGGGTCACACGGAGATCAGCCGACCGCAGCTGTTCCGCGTAATCCGAGGTTGGGCTCACGGGTACCACTATGCCCTTCTTTTCTGGAATGAGTCAAGACTTGATACTGACGTGTGCCGCCGAGTCAGGCTGGATACGATCCCGCCATGGCCAAACTGGAGCTCTCGCGCAAGCTGTCCTTGAGTCCGCAGGACGCCTGGGGTCATGTCTCCAACCTGGGCGAGCTCGGTGACTGGCTGGTGATGCACGAGGGGTGGCGCAGCGACGTCCCTGACGAAATCTCAGTGGGCACAACCATCGTCGGCGTAGCGGGGGCCAAGGGCATGCGCAACCGGGTCACGTGGACGGTGAAGAGGTTCGATCCGCCAGAGCTTTTGGAGGTCGAGGGTAGGGGCGTTGGCGGCACTCGATACGGCCTCAAGATGACTGTGGCACCCACTGAAGCGGGGTGCTCGTTCACCGTCACGATCAACCTGGGCGGGGCGCCATTGTTCGGACCTGTGGGCGCCGTCGCGGCTCGGGCTGTCAAAGGTGATATCGACCGGTCCATCCAGGAGTTCGAGAAGCGTTACACCTGAACTGTCAGCTCGGGTCGGGGACTACGGTACAGCAGTAGTGAGCCAGTACCCGAACATGTGGGCGAATCGCGGCCAGCTCGGTATGGGCGGTGTCGGAATAGATCTCGACGAGGAAGCGGTCTGATCCGTCGGTGACCCCCACCGCCAGGACCGCAAAGTAGCCCAACTTCTCCAACAGCTCCACCTCGTTGGGATCGGAGTCGGGCAGATCAACTGCTGCGACGAACGCCCCGCCCGTGGCGATGGCCTCGGCGGTGGCGGGGTAGTCGGCGAGTCGGTAGGTCTCGTCCTCGGATTCGGCCAGCACGCGCAGACCTGACGCGCCGTCCCGGGAGCTGTCGATTCCGCGCAGCGAACGTACTGCCTCGCCGTCCTCGGTCATCACCGACACCGACCAGGCAGCGGCGTTGACGGCATGGCAGACGTGCACCGCCAGTGTCTGTAGCGCCGTCGCCGCCGTCTTCGGTCGGTGGGCGTCGAGGACTTCGACCACGCGCGCGACGATGTCGGGAGCCGGTTGATCAGCACCCCGGCGGCGGTGCTCAGGGGGCGGTACCGCGTCCTGATCGGCGATGCCGACACTGAATCTGCCAGGCCCCAGCCGCTTCGACTGCAGTAACGCAGCATCGGCGGCGGCGACCAATGCGGGTCCGGTGGCGATCGCCGATTCCGATATCGCGGCTCCCCAGCTCAGCGAAACATGTTGGCTCGCTTCCTCGATGATCGCGCGTGTTGCGTCGACCGCGAACCGTTCGGCGTCGGCGAGGGTGGAGCGGGGAAGGACGATGCAGAATTCGTCGCCGCCCATTCGGGCGACCAGGGATCCTGCGGTGGTGGCGGCGGTCCCGTCCAGCGCGTGGGCGACGATACGCAGCAGAGCGTCGCCTGCGGGGTGACCGTGTTGGTCATTGACCTCTTTGAAATTGTCCAGATCGCACACCAGCAGGGCCGGCCGTACCTCGTCGACATCCATACTGTCGAAGATCTCGTCGAGGCGGCGGCGATTCGCCAGTCCGGTCAGCGGGTCCTCGAAGGCCTGACCCCACACTGCACTGAACAACTCGGAGCGCCCGATGGCGACCGCGGTGTGTGCCGCGATGGCCTGCAGAACCTGAATATCGCCGGGGCCGAAGCGGCGTCCGTCGACACCGGTGGCCCAGATCTCGCCCCAAATGGTGTCGTTGTACATCACCGGGACGGCCACCTCGCTCTCCTTGCCGGCCCACCGCAGCATCGCCAGGTTCTCCGGCGACTGGTCGATGTCGTCAATCGAGTTGAGGTAGGGCAGGCCCTGTCGCAGCAGCTGCATCACCTTGCGCTCGTCGTTGACCGAATACACCTCGTTCTCCGGCCAGCGCTCCTCTTCCGGGCCGAGGTCGCCGACGTTGATCAGGGTGTGCAGCATGTCGTCGTCGCGGTCCCAGCGACTGATCGAGACCGAGGCGGCACCGAGTGCGAGTAACGAATGATGCGCGATCTGCTCGAGGGCCTCGTCGAAGTAGTTGGCGCACAACACCGCATGTGACATCTGCAGGAGCGCCCGCAGTACGTGGACTTCGTTCGTGTCTGCCGCGTCGAGCAGGTCGGACAGCTTCAGATTGCCGGACGTGGACTTGGGCGTCACGACATACGTCCCGAGACGCCGACGCCGGCTCCCCCGTTCGATACCTTTCATGCCCACCCCGTCAAGCGTCTGTGACTCTGCCGACGACTGTACGCAATCGGGGCTCAGGAGAAAGCAACTCGCGACTAGATCTTCTGTAACACGGGCGTTACACCGGCCAGTCTTCCCGCCGGTAGGAGGCGTCGAAAAACATCCACTCGTAGCGCGACGTCGTGGTGAAGTGCATCCGGGCGCGCGACTCCTCCTCAGGGGCCAGTGTGGGTCCCACCCGATCGACGAGTTCGAGGACCTCGTTGACTACTCCGGCAAACTCCTCGCTGGAGTAGGTGTCGATCCAGCGCTGGAACCGGGGATCCGGAGAGCCCTGTTCCACCAGGTGCCTGCCGACCTCGGCGTAAATCCAGTAGCAGGGCACGATCACCGCGAGGCCCTCGCTGAAAGTTCCCGAATAGGTGGTGGCCAGCAGATAGCTGGTGTAGGCCAGGGTGGTGGGCGCCACCGGCGTCGTGGCGATGACGGCCGGGTCCAACCCGAGTTCGGGGAGCAGGCTGGCGTGCAGCGCCAGTTCGTCCTCGACCACGCCGACCGCGTGCCTGGCGAACATCGCGGTGTCAGCGAGGGTCGGACTCTTGGCGCCGACCAGCGCCAGGGTGCGCGCGTAATCACGGAGATAGTGCACGTCCTGGGCGACGTAGTGCCCGAACACGTCTGTTTCCAGCGTTCCGTCGGTGAGACCGGTCACGAACGGATGCCGCACGATTGCGTCGAAGATCGGTTCGATCTCCCGCCACAGCTGGGCCGACCAGGAATCCGGGCTGGGTATCGTCACCGGCGCCACTGTAGCCGACGTTTCGATCCGTGTGGCTCGCGCCCGAAAGAACCTGTCAATCAATCGTTTTCGGGTAGAGCCTGGGTGACACGCGCCGCCTGCTGGTGGGTATCGGTCGCCGTTTCGTCGCTGGTGTCTGCACAATGAGTGCATGCCGACCGCCACCGACCCGCACACTTTGCTCGGCGCAGCACTGGCCCCGGCCAACCGGATTGACCCCTATCCGCATTACCGCGGCCTACGTGAGTACGGCCCACTGCAGCTGCCGGAGGTGAGTCTGACGGTCTTCTCCTCCTTCGCCGACTGTGATGCCGTCTTGCGGCATCCGGCATCAGCCAGCGACCGGTTCAAATCGAGCATCGCCCAGCGTCAGATCGCTGCGGGTGAGGCGCCGCGACCGTTCGGGCTCGCTGGCCTGGTGGACCGGCGCCGCGCGCCGGCGTTCCTTTTCCTGGACCCCCCGGACCACACCCGTTTGCGGACGTTGGTCGCCAAGGCGTTCGTCCCGAAGGTGATCAATGAACTCGCGCCCGGCATCACCGCCCTGGTCGACTCGCTGTTGGACAAGATCGAACAGCAGGGCCGCTTCGACGCCGTCGCCGACTTGGCGTACCCGCTGGCGGTCGGAGTGATCTGCAAACTGCTCGGTGTGCCGGTCGAGGATGAACCGCAATTCGGCCGGGCGTCGTCGCTGCTGGGGCAGACGGTGGATCCGTTCATCGCCGCGACCGGTGCGGTGCCGGAAGGTTTCGAGCAGCGCATCGAGGCGGGTAAGTGGCTGCGGCGCTATTTCGCCGAGCTGATCGAGCGCCGGCGCCGCGAGCCCTCCGATGATCTGATCTCCGCGCTGATCGCGGTGGAGGAGACAGGTGACCAGCTCACCGAGGAAGAGATCATCTCCACCTGCAACCTGCTTCTGATCGCCGGTCACGAGTCGACGGTCAGCCTCATCGCGCACGCCGTGCTCGCGATGCTGCGCCATCCCGAGCAGTGGGCTGCGTTGGCGGCCGACCCGGGTCGGGTGCCCAAGGTGATCGAGGAGGCACTGCGGTACGACGCGCCTGCACAGCTGCTCGGCCGCATCGCGGGCGAGGACATGGTGATCGGGGAGACCGCGGTGCCGAAGGGGGACACGATGATCCTGTTGCTCGCCGCCGCGCACCGCGACCCCGCCGCCAACGAACGCCCCGACGAATTCGATCCGGACCGGAAAGTCTGTCGACACTTGGCATTCGGGCGCGGAACACATTTCTGCCTCGGTGCCCCGCTGGTGCGGTTGGAGGCCTCGGTGGCCTTGTCGGCGGTTGCCTCGCGGTTTCCGGCTGCGCGGCTGGGCGGCGAGCCGCGCTACAAACCCAATGTCACGCTGCGCGGTCTGGCCGAGTTGCCGGTCACCGTCTAGGGCGTCGGGGTACGGCCTGCCGTCGTGCATACGGTAAACCCCTAGACTGATCGATCGTGGCTATTGTTTTCGGTTTCGTCCCCTGGATCGTCTACTGGGTTCTGGTGGGTAACACCCCGTTTCTGGTCTCCGCTCTCGCCGCACTGGCGACCGCGGTGGCCGCCCTGGCGGTCGGTCGGTATCAGAACGCCCCGGGTCGATGGCTTGAAATCGGCGCTGTCGCAACTTTCCTCACGGTGACCATCGATGCGGTGGCGATGAGCGCACAGGTCCTCGAGCAGTGGGCACTACCGGTGAGCTACGCCTTGATCCTGGTGACAGTCGTGGTGGGAGTGGTGTTCGGCAAGCCGTTCATGCGCGAACTCGCCGCGGTGGGCCAGCCTCCGCATGTTCTGGAGAGCGAGGGCTTCCAGCGCACGACGGCGCGAATGACATGGATCTGGGTGGCTGCGCTCGGCGGTATGACGGTGTCGGCGCTGATCCCGTCGATCCTGTGGCGGGACGCGTCTTTCCGTGCTGCGGAAACCCCGAAGGAGTACGTGCTCTATTGGGTCATCCCGCTGGCGCTGCTGGTCGCGGCGGTACTCATGACGTGCATCCGGCCCGACGAGCTGGCGGCAGGCGCCAGCAATGTGGTTCGGAAGACGACGTTCGTGGCCTACAGCGAAGCCGCTATCGACGAGCTCTATTACCTGGCCACCGAACACGTCAACCGCGAAGTGGGACCCGCGGAGGAAGCTTTCCAGGTCAAGGTGGGCGGGTCGGGGCTGCCGCTCGTGGGTGATGAGTCCCGTCAGTCGTGGCCGGCGACATACAAGGTGCGGCAGCGTCGCAGGTAGACCTGCCTGACACCCGGGGCAACCTTCTTGGCAGACTGTGCCCATGGCACAGATAACCCTGCGTGGAAATCCCATCAACACGGTCGGCGAGCTGCCGCCGGTCGGCGCCCCGGCGCCCGCCTTCAGCTTGACCGGCAGCGACCTCGGAGCGGTCAGCAGTGATCAGTTCAAAGGCAAGCCCGTGTTGCTGAACATCTTCCCGTCGGTGGACACCCCGGTGTGCGCGACCAGCGTGCGCACCTTCAACGAACGCGCTGCCGCCAGCGGAGTGTCGGTGCTGTGCGTGTCGAAGGATCTGCCGTTCGCGCAGAACCGTTTCTGCGGCGCCGAGGGCATCGAGAACGTCACCACCGCTTCGGCATTCCGCGACAGCTTCGGTGAAGATTTCGGCATCACCATCACCGACGGTCCGATGGCCGGACTGCTGGGCCGCGCCGTCGTGGTGATCGACGCCGACGGCAAGATCGCCTACACCGAACTGGTGCCGGAGATCGGTCAAGAACCTGATTACGACGCCGCGCTCGCTGCACTGAGCTGACGTAACACGAAGTCCCCTGGGTGGGGCCGAGCCGTCTTCGGGCAGCTCGGCATCCCCGGGGGACTTTGTTGTATGGGCCTCCGCCACCTCTGACGGTCAGAAGGGTGGTTCGTCGTCGTCTTGTGGTTTGGGTGGTGGGGGTGGTTGCCAGTCGGCGGTGATGGTTTCGTCTTCGAGGGGGTTGTTGACCCAGGTGCACCAGGGGCTGGTGCTGGGTTGGCCGTTGAGGACCAGGTGCATCCGCCGAACGTTGTTGCGCCAGATCCGGATGTCGATTTCGTGGGCGCGGGCACGGTTGATCCATAGGGTTTCGGCGTTGGCGGCGCGTTTGGCCTGCATCCCGGCTTTGGCTGCGGCGCTGCGTCGGGTTTTGTCGCGGCGGTGGTTACTGCGCCGCGGGGGCGGGGCAGCGCAGGCGGCTTTGATGTCGGGGAACAACTCCGCCCCATCCGGGGTGCTGCGATAGGTCCGCCCCGTGGGTGAGGTCCAGACCACGGTCCCATCGGGCAGTTGCTGATCGCGCCACCCGTCGGGGCCGGAATGGAAGGTCTTGAGGCGGTGATGCTGGCGGCATTTGGCATCGAGGTTGGCCGGCATGGTCCAGCCGCCACGCACCGGGTGCCGGTGATCGAAGGCCACACTGTGATCGAGGTCAGCACGCCAGGCGGGCCGGTTGCAGCCGGGGAAACTGCACGTCAGATCCCGACACCGGATCCAGCGTGCCACCGCCGCGGACGGCTGATGACGCAGCAACTCCGCAGCATCCAGCGTGGGAGCGGCGGTGGGCCGCAACAACGCCCCACCCTCGGCGAGATCCCGGACCTGGCTGGCGTCGATCACCCCGTACCCGTCGAGGTAACCCGGATCCTCGCTGCGGCCGGTGAGGGTGTCGGCGCTGGCGATGACATTGATGACAACCCGCGCCGGACCCCCCGCCGCCCCGTCGGGCACGCCGTCGTGGGTGGCGGGGCAGTCGGGCTGCCCGCAGGCACACCCCAGGACGAAGCGGCCGTACTGCCCGGCGGCGACAAACTGGCGCATTGGCAAAATCGCCGACGGCCCGATTGTGAGCGGCCGCCACCAACGCCATCAACGACACGCACTCGGCCAGCTGATCGCGGCGTTCGGAAGTGGTCGCGTATCTCCGCAAACAGTCCGCCAGTAACCGTTGGGTCACGGATCGGCATCTGATTGACGTTGTGCCAGGCGGGAATTGGGATCATGTGCCGACTTAGATGTACAAGTAGGTGTAGAAAAGTTTGCCCTCAAGCAAAGTTCCAGGAGAAAAGGTGACATGCTGAGACGCCTCTATGCCGTCGTGTGCAGTTCGGCTCTAGTGCTGGCAGTGGTGGCGGGGACGGCGCTGGGCACCTCTGGAGTCGCGGCCGCAGATCCATTTGGCCGCACCCCGGCGCAGCTACAGGCGATCAGCGATGTCATCGGTCGGGCGCTGTCGGCGCGCGGCGTCCCCTTCACCTACGGCGGCGGAAATGCCGACGGCCCGACGCGTGGCACCCCGCGTCAGGCGCCCAGCGAGCCGGCGGTCGTCGTCGACTCCGCTGCCACCGGCCTGGTCGTCCCGCCGAGCCTGGGGCTGAGCCTCCCGCAGGTGAGCAGCCCTACCGTCGTCGTCCCGGATCCCGCCGCCGATGTCGTCGGGTTCGACGCCTCCGGCCTGATCGTCTACGCCTTTGCCGGTGTCGGAATCAAGCTGCCGCGCTCGTCGGGCGAGCAGTACCTGGCGGCACGGAAGGTGCAGCCGGCAATGGCGCTGCCCGGTGACCTGATCTTCTATGGTCCCGACGGCACGCAGAGTGTCGCGCTGTTCATCGGCAACGGCCAGATGGTCGAGACCACCGACTCGGGCGTCTCGGTGTCGGCGGTGCGTACCAACGGGATGACCCCCTACCTCGGCCGGATCATCGGCTGACCTCCGCGCGTGGAGGGAACCCGGATCGAGCCGATATGATCGCCGCACGCGTTTAGGGCCTTGCAACGGGGCCCCGCGGAGAACCTGAGAACCAGACGCGTGCAGACATCCTTCAACGAGACCCCAGCGACCACCGGCGCCAGCCCGCCCCGGACGCGAACCCGCGGCGGATCAGGCACGACCTCGAGGGACTGCGCGGAATCGCGATCGCGTTGGTGGTGGCGTTCCATGTGTGGCTCGGCCGGGTGTCCGGAGGCGTGGACGTCTTCCTGGTTCTGTCCGGGTTCTTCTTCGGGGGCCGCCTGCTCAGAGTCGCCCAGCAGGGGCAGCGGCTGTCGCTGCCGCGGGAGTTGACCCGACTGGCGCGACGGTTGTTACCGGCGTTGGTGTTCGTCCTGGCGGTATGTGCCGTTCTCACGGTGCTGATCCAGCCGCAGACCCGCTGGGAGGCTTTCGCCGATCAGACACTGGCGAGCCTGGGTTATTTCCAGAACTGGCATCTTGCCAGCACGGTCAACGACTATCTGCGCGCCGGTGAGGCGGTCAGCCCGCTGCAGCACCTGTGGTCGATGTCGGTGCAGGGGCAATTCTTCGCGGCCACGCTGCTGGTGGTCGCACTGGTGACGGTGCTGGGAGCGCGGCTGTCGTCGCGCTTGAGACGGGGCACCATCGTCGCCATCGTCGGGCTCGCGGCCTTGGCGTCCTTCGTCTACGCCAACTTCGCCCATGTCGCCGATCAGGCCAGTGCCTACTACGACACCTTCGCCCGCGCCTGGGAGCCGCTGGCGGGGGTGCTGGCCGCGGCGATGATCAGCAGAATCCGGTGGCCGGGTTGGCTGCGGGTGTCGGCGGCGTGCCTGGGGCTGGTGGCGATCCTGCTGTGCGGCGTTCTGATCGACGGGGTGCGCGAGTATCCGGCCCGGTGGGCGCTGGTACCGGTGGGCGCGACCCTTCTGGTGATCTTCGCAGGGGGCGGCGCCGACCAGCCCGAGACCAGGCCCCAGCTCGGGCCGATGCGACTGCTGAGCCTGCCGCCGCTGGTCACCTTGGGGGCGATCGGGTACTCGCTGTACCTGTGGCACTGGCCGGTGCTGATCCTGTGGTTGGCCTACACCGACCGCGAGTCGGCCGGCATTGTCGACGGCGCCGCGATCATCGCGGTATCGGTGGCAGCGGCGTGGCTGACGTTGCGCCTGATCGAGGAGCCGCTGCGTGACCGTGGGGCCTCCGTGCCATCGGCTCACTCGCGGCGCCGGGGCACGCTCACCCTGGCTGCGGCGACGGTGCTGGCCCTGGTGAGCGCCGGCCTGGTCATGGCTTCTTTCGGGTGGCGTCAGCATGTCGAACTCGTGCGGTCCAGCGGCAGCGAACTGACCACCCTGCCGGCGCGCGACTATCCCGGTGCCCGGGCCCTGATCGCGCAGGCGCGGGTCGCCAAACTTCCGATGCGGCCCTCGGTGCTCGAGGCGCGTGAAGACCAGCCGGCCACCAGTGTCGACGGCTGTATCACCGAGTTCCTCAGCACCGACCTCATCACCTGCGTGTACGGCGATCAGACCGCGACCCGCACCATCGCTCTGGCCGGGGGGTCACACTCCGAACACTGGATCACCGCGCTGGATCTGCTCGGTCGCCAGCAGGGTTTCAAGGTCACGACCTACCTCAAGATGGGCTGCCCGCTGACCACCGACGAGGTGCCGATCATCGCCGGCTCGCTGGAGCCGTATCCGGAATGCCGCGTCTGGATCGACGACGCGATAAACCGGCTGATCGCCGATCGCCCGGATTTCGTCTTCACCACCACCACCAGGCCGTACACCGACGGCCCCGGTGACTTCGTACCCGGCAATTACCTGGGAATCTGGGACCGGCTCGCCGAGAACGGGATCGCCATCCTCGGGCTTCGTGACACTCCGTGGATGTTCCGCGACGGTGTGCTGTTCTCTCCGCCGGACTGCATTGCCGGCGGTGGCGACGCCGACTCCTGCGGGCTGCCCCGCAGCGAGGCGTTGAGCGAATCCAACCCGACCTTCGACTACGCCGGCAGGTACCCGCTGATGTCGCTGCTGGATCTCAGCGATGCGATTTGCAGTGCGGAGACCTGCCGTGCGGTCGAGGGCAATGTCCTGGTCTACCACGATGAACACCACCTTTCGGCGACCTATGTTCGGTCGTTGGCCGACGAGTTGGCACGCCAACTCTCGGACGCGACCGGTTGGTGGTAGGCCGGGCACGCAAAAACGACCCCCGCCGTGACGGGGGCCGTTCTCGAAGGAAGTGTCAGCTGATGCCGACGACTTCCTGGGCGATGGCCGCGATGCGCGTCTGCGCCGCGGAAACGACGCGGGGACGGTTCTTGTGCGCCTCCTCGTAGGCGACGATCACGCGGATGTCACCGGCGTCGGTGAGATCCTTGACCGCGGCGATGGCATCGGTCTGGTTCAGCTCGTCGTAATCCTCGATGGGAAGCTCACTGGGATGGACGACACCGGCGGACGCGCGCATCGAGTGCAGTGTGTCGGCAGCATCGTCGGCGCCTTCGCGACGGCTGGTCTCCTCAGCGCTCAGCAGTGCGGCATTGCGCGCGGCGCTGACGACCTTGCCGGCCACCTCGCCGGCGTGCGAACCGCGGTTGAGCAGGTTCTGCAACGCGGGGCCGGTGGAGCGCAGGGTCTCGACCGCCCGGTCGACGCCGCGGTAGGACCAGGTGACGGGCAGGTTGGCCATCTTGACCGCCACGCCTGCTGCGGCCTGCATCGGGGTCCGGCGCAGCGCTGCCGGCCCGCCCAGGGCGTCCTCGGCCAGCACGGTGGTCAGCCAGGTGACGGTGGCCGAGTGCGCAGTGATCAGCCGGTCGGCCAAGGCCTCGACGCCGGATTCCTTGGCGGCCACGGCCAGGGCCTTGATGTAGCGCGACCTGTCCAGCAGCTGGTCTTCGAGAGCGAGGTCACCCAGCAGCGCCTCGTCGAACGGTTCGGCCTGCTCGGTCAGTGCCTTGACGGCGGCAGCCGCGCGACCCAGGAACGGGCCGATGACGTCGGGGAATCCGCCGAGATCGCGAATCGCCTTCTCAATGGCCTCGGCCCGGATGCGGCCGTTCTCGGCGTTCTGCTCGAGTTCCCGGCGTACGGCCTCGGTCCGGGCCTGTGCGATCCGGGTCTCGGCGACCTGGACCTCAGTGTGGGTCAGGTCGAGAACGGTGCGTAACTGCGCGAGCAGCGTGGTGTTATCTGTTGCAGACATAAGTGGTCTTCACCCCTTGGTGTTGACGGTTAATTGAGATCGTGTGGCACTTGGCTGTGCCTGCCTCACGGCTACCCGGCGAGGGGGGAGGGGTAATCGCTCTCACCGAACTGTGATCAATGTCCGCACCGTGCATATTCGGCGAGAAATCGGGTACATACTGCGATTCGCCCGGCTCGCGGAGTATCAAGATCGCGCTGAATTTATCCCTGCCGAGTGGACTGAGGCGTTTGTACCGTTCCCAGAGTGACGACATCACTCTCGCGCCGGCGTGCGCTGCAACTGCTCGGTCTGGCGGGCGGTGCTGCGTTGGCCGCGCCGGTGCTGGCGGCGTGCGGCTCCTCTAGTGGGGGTAACGCGCTGGCTGGAAGTGCCCCCCTCTCAGGCAAATTCGAGGGCACCACGCTGAAGGTGCTGGTGAACCAGCCGCACGTGACGTCCTTCCGCGATGTCCTGGCTCCGGCGTGGAACGCCGCAACCGGCGGCACTCTCGAGGTCACCGCGGCGCCGTATGACCAGCTCACCAGCAAGCAGATCCTCGATGTACAAAGCGGCACAGGCGAATTCGATGTCTTCGACTACTTCTACTTCGGCCTCGGGGATCTGGTGGACGCCGGCGCGCTCGTCGACCTGACCGAGTGGATCGACACCAACTCCGCCGGGATCGGGGTAGACGGCTACCTGCCGTCTGTTTACGACCCCTACACGTTGCTGGACGACAAGCGCTACGGGTTGCCGTACGACGGCGACGTCCACATCCTCTTCTACAACGCCGAGTTGTTGGAACGTTTTCGCGTCGAACCGCCCACGACCTGGGACGAATACGACGAGGTCGCGGCGAAGATCACCACCGATGCCCGCGGCGCGGCCTACGGGGCCA
Proteins encoded:
- a CDS encoding type II toxin-antitoxin system Rv0910 family toxin yields the protein MAKLELSRKLSLSPQDAWGHVSNLGELGDWLVMHEGWRSDVPDEISVGTTIVGVAGAKGMRNRVTWTVKRFDPPELLEVEGRGVGGTRYGLKMTVAPTEAGCSFTVTINLGGAPLFGPVGAVAARAVKGDIDRSIQEFEKRYT
- a CDS encoding acyltransferase family protein, producing MVAFHVWLGRVSGGVDVFLVLSGFFFGGRLLRVAQQGQRLSLPRELTRLARRLLPALVFVLAVCAVLTVLIQPQTRWEAFADQTLASLGYFQNWHLASTVNDYLRAGEAVSPLQHLWSMSVQGQFFAATLLVVALVTVLGARLSSRLRRGTIVAIVGLAALASFVYANFAHVADQASAYYDTFARAWEPLAGVLAAAMISRIRWPGWLRVSAACLGLVAILLCGVLIDGVREYPARWALVPVGATLLVIFAGGGADQPETRPQLGPMRLLSLPPLVTLGAIGYSLYLWHWPVLILWLAYTDRESAGIVDGAAIIAVSVAAAWLTLRLIEEPLRDRGASVPSAHSRRRGTLTLAAATVLALVSAGLVMASFGWRQHVELVRSSGSELTTLPARDYPGARALIAQARVAKLPMRPSVLEAREDQPATSVDGCITEFLSTDLITCVYGDQTATRTIALAGGSHSEHWITALDLLGRQQGFKVTTYLKMGCPLTTDEVPIIAGSLEPYPECRVWIDDAINRLIADRPDFVFTTTTRPYTDGPGDFVPGNYLGIWDRLAENGIAILGLRDTPWMFRDGVLFSPPDCIAGGGDADSCGLPRSEALSESNPTFDYAGRYPLMSLLDLSDAICSAETCRAVEGNVLVYHDEHHLSATYVRSLADELARQLSDATGWW
- a CDS encoding DUF222 domain-containing protein, whose translation is MRQFVAAGQYGRFVLGCACGQPDCPATHDGVPDGAAGGPARVVINVIASADTLTGRSEDPGYLDGYGVIDASQVRDLAEGGALLRPTAAPTLDAAELLRHQPSAAVARWIRCRDLTCSFPGCNRPAWRADLDHSVAFDHRHPVRGGWTMPANLDAKCRQHHRLKTFHSGPDGWRDQQLPDGTVVWTSPTGRTYRSTPDGAELFPDIKAACAAPPPRRSNHRRDKTRRSAAAKAGMQAKRAANAETLWINRARAHEIDIRIWRNNVRRMHLVLNGQPSTSPWCTWVNNPLEDETITADWQPPPPPKPQDDDEPPF
- a CDS encoding GGDEF domain-containing protein, with translation MTPKSTSGNLKLSDLLDAADTNEVHVLRALLQMSHAVLCANYFDEALEQIAHHSLLALGAASVSISRWDRDDDMLHTLINVGDLGPEEERWPENEVYSVNDERKVMQLLRQGLPYLNSIDDIDQSPENLAMLRWAGKESEVAVPVMYNDTIWGEIWATGVDGRRFGPGDIQVLQAIAAHTAVAIGRSELFSAVWGQAFEDPLTGLANRRRLDEIFDSMDVDEVRPALLVCDLDNFKEVNDQHGHPAGDALLRIVAHALDGTAATTAGSLVARMGGDEFCIVLPRSTLADAERFAVDATRAIIEEASQHVSLSWGAAISESAIATGPALVAAADAALLQSKRLGPGRFSVGIADQDAVPPPEHRRRGADQPAPDIVARVVEVLDAHRPKTAATALQTLAVHVCHAVNAAAWSVSVMTEDGEAVRSLRGIDSSRDGASGLRVLAESEDETYRLADYPATAEAIATGGAFVAAVDLPDSDPNEVELLEKLGYFAVLAVGVTDGSDRFLVEIYSDTAHTELAAIRPHVRVLAHYCCTVVPDPS
- the tpx gene encoding thiol peroxidase, which codes for MAQITLRGNPINTVGELPPVGAPAPAFSLTGSDLGAVSSDQFKGKPVLLNIFPSVDTPVCATSVRTFNERAAASGVSVLCVSKDLPFAQNRFCGAEGIENVTTASAFRDSFGEDFGITITDGPMAGLLGRAVVVIDADGKIAYTELVPEIGQEPDYDAALAALS
- the tenA gene encoding thiaminase II, coding for MTIPSPDSWSAQLWREIEPIFDAIVRHPFVTGLTDGTLETDVFGHYVAQDVHYLRDYARTLALVGAKSPTLADTAMFARHAVGVVEDELALHASLLPELGLDPAVIATTPVAPTTLAYTSYLLATTYSGTFSEGLAVIVPCYWIYAEVGRHLVEQGSPDPRFQRWIDTYSSEEFAGVVNEVLELVDRVGPTLAPEEESRARMHFTTTSRYEWMFFDASYRREDWPV
- a CDS encoding cytochrome P450, which encodes MPTATDPHTLLGAALAPANRIDPYPHYRGLREYGPLQLPEVSLTVFSSFADCDAVLRHPASASDRFKSSIAQRQIAAGEAPRPFGLAGLVDRRRAPAFLFLDPPDHTRLRTLVAKAFVPKVINELAPGITALVDSLLDKIEQQGRFDAVADLAYPLAVGVICKLLGVPVEDEPQFGRASSLLGQTVDPFIAATGAVPEGFEQRIEAGKWLRRYFAELIERRRREPSDDLISALIAVEETGDQLTEEEIISTCNLLLIAGHESTVSLIAHAVLAMLRHPEQWAALAADPGRVPKVIEEALRYDAPAQLLGRIAGEDMVIGETAVPKGDTMILLLAAAHRDPAANERPDEFDPDRKVCRHLAFGRGTHFCLGAPLVRLEASVALSAVASRFPAARLGGEPRYKPNVTLRGLAELPVTV
- the ripD gene encoding NlpC/P60 family peptidoglycan-binding protein RipD, which gives rise to MRRLYAVVCSSALVLAVVAGTALGTSGVAAADPFGRTPAQLQAISDVIGRALSARGVPFTYGGGNADGPTRGTPRQAPSEPAVVVDSAATGLVVPPSLGLSLPQVSSPTVVVPDPAADVVGFDASGLIVYAFAGVGIKLPRSSGEQYLAARKVQPAMALPGDLIFYGPDGTQSVALFIGNGQMVETTDSGVSVSAVRTNGMTPYLGRIIG
- a CDS encoding Fur family transcriptional regulator produces the protein MSPTSDYAEQLRSADLRVTRPRVAVLEAVHAHPHADTESIFGAVRSALPEVSRQAVYDVLNALTAVGLVRRIQPSGSVARYESRVGDNHHHVVCRCCGVIADVDCAVGEAPCLIASDDQGFVIDEAEVIYWGVCPGCAPEAPPIRSS